In the Drosophila teissieri strain GT53w chromosome 3R, Prin_Dtei_1.1, whole genome shotgun sequence genome, GTTAGAGCATTATGTATTCGTAACGATCGGTCGAACAATTGATGAAttcattttgcaaaaatgttaAGTTTAAAGCTGTTTAAAGTCCTAAGGATATGTCATAGATAATTCGAATAATCGAGCAAGTTGAGTGTTCTCTTTGCACCTAAACAATTTCTATATTGTATCTTAGTCAACAATAATTGCACGTGAATaatagaaaatggaaatgaaaatacgttttaattgtgatttttgcaaaaaattcatttaaattttatttattgaaatgcgACACTGCTTCCAAAGCAGATCCATCATCTTGTGTATTATGCTATTtagtttgctttaaattaaaacaccAAACAATCTTAAACCGAACCCGCCTTTTACGTTATTCAAACTCTGCTTTAAACCTTTTAGTTGACTTTGAAATAGTTTCTTACTAACTTTAATCACTGCACCTTAGGGGTAAGGGCGATTGCAAGAAAGATCAGAAAAAGGCGGACAGCAAGAAGACAGAAAAGAAAGATGACAAGAAATCTGATTGCACAAAGAAAgaggaaaagaaaaaggaagaaaagAAAGACATTTGCGCAAAGAAAGAATCGTCTGACAAGAAAAAATAGAGGGATACAAGTTTTGAAATAAACAATGTAGGATCGAGCCGGATGTGTTTAAAAGTTGAACCATCAATGAGAAGGAAGCCATTGTTTAAATTCCAAATCCAAACTTGCCACACAAGTTTCATTGTTCAAGTTTATACTCTCAAATTTCAGATGTAAATTTCTGACCAAATTATTCCCACtacatttttaaagattttcgtaattgttatgttttgtttattgtgtGTGGAGCCTTAGAAACGATCGACTAGAGATAATATGTGGGTCTGCTCCTGTTCCCGCCAGTCGGTGTCTCCATCGCCCAGGTTGCCAGCGTATTCTGTGAATGAATTTGGCATTTAATATATGATTTTCATTGGGCATTCTACTTGTGTTATACCCCTCATGATGCTGCGAATGGTCTTCATGGATGCGCCGCGCAAGTTAAGTATCTGCAGAACACGCTGCTTGACGGTATCGCCAGTGGCACTGACCTCCAGCAGGATGTAGTCGATGCGCTGCAGCGTGAACAGACCGCCAGTCAGTCGTTTTATATAGTTATTCTCCGCCTCCTCGTCTTCGTCAATGCTGGGATCCTGCGTTATGATATTGATTAGTTTTGAATTACAAATAAAGCTTCACTCCTTACCTTAGCCTGCTGATCGATCTCTTTGTCGATGGCCTCCACCTTGGCCAGATACTTGAGGTGCAGCTCCAGCAGGCGATCCACCTTCTCGTGATCGTTCTCGATGAACTTGGCCAACATTCGCTGGCGGTGTGTGCCCTTGCAGTTTCGCAGCATCGACGCAATCACGGAGGTCACATGCTCCTCGTGCTCATCGGCGGAGATCAGACGCTGCTTGTTGCGCTTGGGCGTCTTCATGAAGAGTGGGAAAATGGTGCGCAGGCCGAGGATCTCGACAAACTTGTTGCAGTTGTCTCTGCCATCCTGGCCGGCCATGGCATGATCCAACACCTTAAGCGATCCATTTCTGGACATTTTCTTCTCGCGCAGCATTAGGTTCATCAGCTGCAGACCCTCGCCGCTGAGGAAACGATCGCGATTCTCGCGGGCCATCAAGGCCGAACAAAGGCAATTGAAGAGGTTCTGCATgtactcctgctcctcgttGCTGGCGGGATCGTGTCTTTTGTAGACAGCCAGCTGTTGGAGCAGCACATCCACTCCATCCAGCGAGCCCAGCAGTAATCGGTTCTCATTCTCCGTTTGTATAAGTATGGAAAGTATCTCGCTGCAGTACAATTTGTTGGGATCGAAGGGCGACTTGCCGCGCAGGCGTTTCAGCAGCCAGGCGAGTAGTCCCTGTTCAGCGGCTTCCTTAACGAATTCCGAATCGATTTCGGTGAGGTTCTCCACTATGGCCAGGGTATTATGCACGCCATCGGCTTCCTCCTTAACCTGTTCGTTCAGTCGCTCCAGATTCTGGACAAGCAGCGCACAGATTTGCTCTTTCCTCAGGGCTTCTATCAGGGATTCGGCGCCCTCTTGACTTTCGCCCAGGATATCAACATCGGTCACTTCCTGCAGTAGATCCACAACGGCCACGGCTATGTCTGTGTTCTGATGTGCCAGCAGTTCCAGCAAGCTGTGCAAGCCGTGCAGTTCCACGAGGATTGGATACAGATCGGGCACCGTGGCCACGCCCTTCAGCTCCTGGATTACCGTGTGCAGCTCCACCTCCGAGTCCATGAACTTCTCGGCACTGTCGGCGAACTTGATGCGCATCTCCTGGTTCTTCAAGTTACGTTTCTCGAACACCAGTATCAGTTTTTTGAGACTCTGCTCATCCAGCACATCGCCATCGGCCTCCTCGTTCTCCACGTACTTCAGGATGTTCAGGCGCTCCTCCTCCGTCAGTTCTGGGTCGAATTCGAAGGCGGAGGTGCCGCTGGCACCGGTGGAGCCTCCACTTTGCTTGCCATAGTGTGCCGACTCCTTTGCTTCGGCGATGCGCCGCATGCGTTTGATTTTCTCATCGCCACCGCCCCGTTTTCCGTGCGAGCTCTCCAAATCGaagtcgtcgtcctcgtcctcgtgcgGACGCTTTGGCGTCTGTTCCGGCTACAGTTTGCAATGGTCCAGATGCGTGAATACTATTGGTATCATCTATATATTTACCTTAAACGCCAGCAGTTCGCCGATGTCCATTTTTGCGGGCCTTAAAAAACAATTAGTGCTGGCACGTGCGACGATTCCCAAGCGATACTATCGAAAGTGAGCCACACGTGAATGTGAGTGCACCGAAATAGGTGCAGAACCGTGATAAGCATGACTTAGCGGAGACACCTGCCCTTTAACCCTTACACGgtgtcatttgcattttgttttatgcataTTCAActataaattaattcataattccgattaacattttttagaaAGTTTATGCTTCGTCttatattaattttacttACTGAGAGTAGATAGTGCAATATTAAATTTAGATCTTGCATGTTTTAAATTTCGAGTCACAAGAAAATAAAGCTTTTTGATATTTGTgctctttaaatttaaatagaatTAGGCGAAAATTAAGCAATgcaaataattacaaataatatcATTACAAAagttacaaatatattttctgctgcataaataataattctaaaagtgtttatttttaaattttaaaatacaaattatagcCCATTATCtttttaaatagttaataatacttatatgaaatttaataatagttGTGCCTACTTGCGTCCATAAACTATTTCTTGCGCCTCAGACCATGCCCACCCAGCCTCCCAAAAAAGGGGTTTTCGGCTGCTTTAGCCCTGCGCCTGCTACTATGACGACGAGTTTACATAAATTCCTAAAGGCCAagccccaaaaataaatttacaactGCTTTAAGCTCTGGCAATTCAACAAGTTGTTCGGCTccatgggtgtgtgtgtgtgtttgtctgtgcgagtgagtgtgcactggtgtgtgtgctttcTTCGAGCCAGTCTTCTTTTCAAGTCAGTTCGTCAGCGGGatttggtgttgttgttgctgcctttgcAGTTGCCAATGGTAGTGGTATTGGTATTAGTAtggttgctgtggctgctgccgctttttttatacttttttctGGCTTGGTTCATGCTGACCCACTTTTGGTGGCAATACGTGAGCCCGAACAGTGGGCCAAAACCTTAGAGAAAGCAGCGTTCTTAAAGAGCTtttaaaatgggaaatttatttataaagtcGAGATTTTTAAATCACCATgcatattatattaataaagcTATAATTGTttgtaattgtaaatatttctaaaattaaataaatgatttttctTTACAGTtgtaacaaatatttattacaaaacaTATTACAATTGCTTCTGCTTTGGTTGAAGTTTATGCGTGATGGCCACACGGTGCCGGGCAAAAAAGTCATAAACTGAATTGCCAACAGGTTATGGCGACTACCACGAAGACGACGGATGGCTtggttgctgtttttgttgctgcggctCGACGGCGGAGTAGTAAAAAGGGCCATGACAGTGACACTTTGAAGTTTGAGGTTAAATCGTCAATGTTGTTGCCTTGCTCTTGCTCTCTGGCTGCATTGGttgctgtggatgtggctgtggatggaTTGGATGTGGCTGCCTCTTGGGGACTATGCCCCAGCATATTTCGTGCGGCATTATTGTGTTGTGCCTGGCCTCCTCTGATGCTGCACAATTTGGTATTATTGTACATCGTATGCTGCCTGGCACTGCACTCCAttcaaaagacttaggcagcGAACTTGCCAAGAAATTACTTTGAACTCACGCATGCTCGCacgttttttatgtttttcttattaattattttatttttgttttttgcccgCTTGCCCGCATCTACTCACACACGAGCTGGGAtttgaaaagtgaaatttcaAAGTAGAACAAGCGGCcgcggcagcaacaacgcaCGTTTAGAGGTTCCAATAAAAATGGGGTCACTTGTCGTTGGCCAGTCGGTTGAAATGGAGCCCCCCTCCCGCTGGCCCCCCCAAGCAACCCCAACTCGGAACCCCACTGACCATTGATCGCATAGATCACGCGCCGTCTActcatgttgttgttgctgtagttgttgccgttgtgcattgtaaattaattgcagTCGCGTCGCGTCtgttttggattttttggCTTGAACCGTTCTCAACCAGTTTTAGGCCATCCATCGTGTgtgccattaaaatgcaacaCGAACTTGACAACGAAACGGAATAAATGGTGAAATATTTCTCTTCGAGCTGAAAGACTTTCCCTGTGACTAGAAATATGCACTAAGTTCTGTAAAGTGCTTTTTGGGCACCTCGTTTGGTAAACTGATTTAAACCATTTCCCTTATAAATTTGTATCCGGTGTATGCTTGCCTTTGATCTTGTTACAATAATTTCAGAGCTAATAGCCTTCTACATTTTTGGATCGTAACAATAATCAAGTTTAATTGCGTATTTCATAAGATTTTCGTTGTGCactgtttgcttttgctgctaaTTAAAGTTTTCTGCCGAGCTGCAAggagaacaaaaaaataagaagaaaaaaagaacaaataataaaaccagAACAAcacttaaatattaataattgatTATAGTGTTATTACAGACATGATTTATTCTCGTTAGAATCTTGGTCAGCGGATCGGCGAGGCGTGAATAAGTGCAGCGTTTCTTGCAAAATCAAAAGTTGCACTTCGGTTatgaattacattttttaattgccgaAAATGAGCGagtgcataaattatgaaaattgcgAAATTTCAAGCCAAACAAGTCCATGTATGGATCTTCAGCTCCTCCACTTCCGGCACGCGATCCATTTCCGTTCTGCTTTGCAGCTCTGCTGCTTCCTGCCCCATCCCCCACCCCCACTACCACCCTCGCCCGTCCGTCCACCTTGCATCAATCAAAGTCTCAATCAAGAGCAAAAGTAATCAAAActaatagcaacaacaacgggcGGAagagggaggggggagggggggaaataaagccaagcacacacaaatcATGGCCGTAAACAAAAAGGGAAGAAGTCGGGGCGCGACAAGAGCAAATAAGGCAAAATCGTTAGAAATAacaatatgtatgtgtgtaaaAAATGGCATGGCAGAggcgacagcaacagcaacagtaacagcaacaacccCATCGAATGGGCcacgaaacacaaaaaataacaaacaaacaacaatacacacacacacacacacacacacatacaaaataGAAATGGAGAGCAACTTTCACCCAAGGTCATTGTGTCTTTAACTGCGCCACAGCACAAAACAACAagtcagcaacaacagcagcagcaacaacagcaacagcaactagCTACTTGCAACTACTGGACAATATGAATATGCGACGGCGACTCGACACGATGGTCTAAACGACCGCCGCCCGATTTGATACTTTgctcaaaaaacaaaagcctgTTTACTTAACCTTTGCCTATCGCAAagcaagaaaaatatatgaaattttatttatttagcataACCTAATAAAATTACAGAGCAAAAACAATCAATATTACTATATCCAAAACTCCttttaactaaaatatatttaaatacaattaaattgattttgattagtGAAAAAGACCACATGCTTCAGCAGTATATCAaaagtgtaataaaaataaaagagtatTTATTAATACTATAATAACGAAAAACTTCCAATAGTTTGTACACCCCTTCGAAGAGTATATAAGCACCAGCTAGCCTGATTGTCTGTCAAGAGGAGAAGTGATTCAGCGAAGGAACTGGAGAGTTCGAGGGGGAATAAACAGAGTTTTCTGTTGCATTTGCTACTGCatgtgccaaaaataaagcGAAGCAACTTGCAGACTGAAGTTGCAATTGCTGGTCGCCGTTTTCTGGGAAAGGTCGAGTTAAATCTGGCTGATCATTTGCCACATGGTTTTCGTGACCATCTTATTGGCAGATAATCGAGCAATGAGCTGTGTAGCATTCCCTTCAGACTATCCTAAAACTTGTTCACaatcattttgaaatttcCCTAATACATCTAGTCCTAGTCATTCTGTGGGGCATCTTCTTCACTCTCCATCGCCATCAATCATAGACTTCCATGCTGCTTAAGCCAACCTAAATGTCTGCTTAGGCATCGCAATCTTGGGCACTTCAATCTTAGGATTCCCCCATCGTTCGTGTTATCTACGCCGACACCTTAATCTGGGTCATGCTTAGCCACATTGTTAGCTGAATGCAATTAAGTGGCCGAAAACTTTGAGATGAGAGTggaaaattacttttaattgacATAAAGATAGCTTAAAAATGGAGAAGACACCAGATATCTGAAATTCCACAGAAGTTTGTCTTTTTGGTTTctaatgcatttaaaattacttCGTTTAGTGACTTTTTTGCCAAAATCTGAAAAGTAGTGAGCTTTAAATAGGCAGAGAAATAACTTGCagtaaaatatctaaaataagAGCTGATggattttttctcagtgcctgTATAACAAAGTAACAAAAGCTTAACCCATGACAGGCGGCGCGTCGCAACACGtagcacagtttgattagaaCAAAACGAAGCCGCAGCAAAGGCAAcagaagagcaacagcaacagcaacagcagcagccatgatgttgcataaatttaaGTGCCACAGATACAAGGCGCAAGATACAGAAACGAGTTACAGATACATCAAGCAGAAGAAGCACAAGCAGGCGCGCCACAAGATGAGGTCTCTCCTCGCAGCTAAAGTCAAAGTCGCACTCGGAGTCGGCGGCATAGAAATGCGGATGCGAACTGGAGACCCCACttcgcatacacacacacacacaatgtatagtatatatatatatatatatgtgggtATATATCGGTGTGTACCTCCAGACGGGCTGCGGTGAAAGAGCAAAGTATCTTAGtattttaacatttcaaatCCGCTGCGGTTCTGTGTGGAAACGAGTCTGGAAATTGGGTCAGTGGCACAGTATGCATGGCATTCTCCGGCTCCGTCTtcgtaaatgtatctgtatctttagcTTTTTCTGTAGTCGTACTCGTAGCTGTGAggtatactatatatgtatatatatccataCCGACATACGTACACTCGTATTGTATATCCCCTACAACCGTGTGGGCTTCATTTCTTCGCCACTTCGGCTCTTTCTTTGGCTCTTTCTTCTTTGGCTGGCTTTCTTTGTGGTCAATATAATGATTCTGCCCGACTGGCTGGTTCGGTTTAGTTTGGTATGGTTTGGTTTCTGCGTTTCTTGGTTTCTTGGTTTCTTGATCGCAACTTGACTTGGCTGCTCGCATATTTGTGTGGCTACTACTCCATTTTATGccttttttctttacttttgtGGCCGAACGTGCCTCAATGCTACGCCGTCAGGTTGGTAATGGGACCTTAAAAGCGGCTCCGTGGGCCGTGTGGGGCATAAGCAATGGGGCAACACCCAAATGTCATTCGCTTACCTTTGAGATTCCATCTAATGCTGAAATTTCCatacattacgcatacgacatGTGGTCCGCGGAAGCtcaaaagtatatatatataaataaaaacacttcGGTGATTCGTAGGcttagtttgttttgcacattttgaatgacatttgaatttatttaaatataattaattaaatattaggCATTATAGTtacgaaataaatatttacaaatcgAAATGTGTTGAACAAAATTCAAGTTTGcttttgtaaaaataaataaaattgcacgATAACTAAAATAACACAATTAATATTGTCTTTTGTTTATagaaattatacatacatataaattataattaaactATTTTAGGGTTGCTTCTCAATTGTTGGATTTCTATTCGGGTGCTGAGTGTGTCCAAGGATtaagtataaataatttcgggtatatcgaatataatttaagtttaagattAACGTTAAAACTTTAgcaacaaactttttaaaaaacaaattaacaacGCATTACGATATTGGCTAAATTAAATCGAGTTTATTACTTGAGTACATTGCTAAAACGATTTGCATCATTTCCATCGATTTCGGTTTAGATTTTTCTCCATTAACGTTCGCATATTTCGCAAATTGATtattatgaataatattttgcCAAGCCCGCTACAGATTCTTAGACCTATACATGTTTATAAAGAACGATTTTCCATTGGTTTGTACATTTtaagaataatttaatttaaaattgttattgCTTCTGCTGGATTAGTGTTAAtctaaaatgtaatttgtatgcgacactttttcagttttcaacaTGATGAGGTACAGACAACATTCAGAACTTTATACAACTTCCGCTCAATCACCCTCCTTAATTGGTATTATTGTCTAgattgttattaaatatgatttaCCTGTGCCAGGACCTCGGTTGCTCGAAGTTCGCGTCCCTGCATCAAAACAGAACAACAGTTGCAGAATGACAATTGGACGCTTCGTTGTTCTTACATTGCTTGTGGTCTCTTGGGATTTTCGCTATCTCTGGAGCTACCTAACTAAATTTTATCAATCTCCTAAAACGTGTTCTTTTTTCTTGATTAGAGGTAGTAGGTTGATGTCAAGCTAACCTGTCAAAAGTTGGCTATTCGAATTTCAAATGGGCAAAGGCTGAACTGAACGAAAATATTAAAGTGCCtatcaaaatactaatttttaaataaatttagctTTATACTtcttaatgttttaatttaaaatgtgtttaaacGACATTGATCTaagcatttgtttctttttctaaTTTGTAATATTCACTAACTACGAATAGGCGAAGAGATCAAAagcaaccaacaacaacgaatATCAAAAGGTGTGTGTATGTCACTGCGTGGCCCATTAAGTGTTGCTCTATATATACCACTAATATATAGACTGGAAATCTCCGAGTTCTGAACGATCCTCGGACATTATCCTGGCCCAGCActgactcacacacacacacacagagaacgCAGGGAGAAACCATTCAACAGACTATTTGGATCCTTGGAGAAACCAAATGacagaaaaatataagagtaTATTTCACTAAATAACAAGAATTTTCATATCacttgaaaacaatttttaaggCTTTTAGTGATTTGAAATCACTTGAAAAGCTGCatagtatgtatataaacTTAGGCACATTTTCAAGAGTTTTTAAATCCCACTTTTGAAACCCGACCTTATTGTTTCTAGATCTACAAAGTTTTCTAGCATTTTTCCTTCTTAAAATTTGGCGATTTTGGTAGGTATAATGCACTTTTCAAAAAGTCCACAATGTCAAACATTTGAGAATGTCATTGTGTTGCTTCTGAAAAGCTGGATTTATACCGATTCCGGTATCGCCAAATCAGTGTGTGATCTTATTTTTCTGCGCTGGGAATGGAATTTCTCCCTGGGAGATGCTACTGGTTGTTCGGCTATAACATAAAGCTCGTGGAGGAGCGTCAGTCACGCCCAATTCTCTTGTGTATCTGTTGATGTTTGAGCAGGTGCGCCTTCTGGCGAAAGGCCTTGGCGCAGACGTCGCACCGGAAGGGCTTCTCGCCCGTGTGGGTGCGTAAGTGCACCTTGATGTTGGACTTGTTGAGGAAGCCCCGGTTGCAGATGCTGCACCTGTGCACGGGCTTCTCCTTGCCGAGCAGGCCACTCAGATCGCTGGCACTGAAGCCGCTGGGCGAGATGGCGCTCATTTGGGGCGTGGTGGCTGCTCCGCCGCCCtccccctgctgctgctgttgttgctgttgctgctgttgctggttggACTTCTTCTGGGATCGGGATCTCTTGGCCTTGGGCGCTCCAGTTCGCATCTCCGAGCCCGTCGTGCTGGCCGTTGTCGTATGCGGATAGTTACCGAGGAGATCCGGCGAGCACAGGCCATTGTCCTTGAGGGAGAGGCCCGATGCTTGCATGGAGTAGCCACCCTGCTGGTGGAGATTCCCCGTCGCCTGATTGTTGGTCGGATTACTCAAGTAGCGCGGATTGATCATCAGACCATTGGGATTGTCCGTGGT is a window encoding:
- the LOC122618783 gene encoding beta-catenin-like protein 1, which translates into the protein MDIGELLAFKPEQTPKRPHEDEDDDFDLESSHGKRGGGDEKIKRMRRIAEAKESAHYGKQSGGSTGASGTSAFEFDPELTEEERLNILKYVENEEADGDVLDEQSLKKLILVFEKRNLKNQEMRIKFADSAEKFMDSEVELHTVIQELKGVATVPDLYPILVELHGLHSLLELLAHQNTDIAVAVVDLLQEVTDVDILGESQEGAESLIEALRKEQICALLVQNLERLNEQVKEEADGVHNTLAIVENLTEIDSEFVKEAAEQGLLAWLLKRLRGKSPFDPNKLYCSEILSILIQTENENRLLLGSLDGVDVLLQQLAVYKRHDPASNEEQEYMQNLFNCLCSALMARENRDRFLSGEGLQLMNLMLREKKMSRNGSLKVLDHAMAGQDGRDNCNKFVEILGLRTIFPLFMKTPKRNKQRLISADEHEEHVTSVIASMLRNCKGTHRQRMLAKFIENDHEKVDRLLELHLKYLAKVEAIDKEIDQQAKDPSIDEDEEAENNYIKRLTGGLFTLQRIDYILLEVSATGDTVKQRVLQILNLRGASMKTIRSIMREYAGNLGDGDTDWREQEQTHILSLVDRF